CTGCAAAGTAGAGTTAAAGGGGTAAGTGGTGAAGTTCAGTATTCAAAGCAGAAGCTAATTGCAGGCAAACTTGAGATGGTAAATATGATAGGGAAAGGGGAGAGAAGGGTTGGAATTTTGACCTTTAAAGAAGAAAAAACAGAAGACTCACCGCCCCTTAAAAACAAAAGAAATTTACTTTCAACCAGTGATCTGGAAACAGTCATATGGCCTGGAGGATCATCAACCATTCCGAAAGGTTCCAAGAAGAAACTGATTGAAATAAAATTAAGAGTTGGTGTTCCTCCAAAGTCAGGGTTCGACGAACTTGTGCAGTTGAAACATGACATCCAAACCAATAAAACATATTTCACAGGCTTCTGTATAGACGTATTTGAAACTGCAATAGGAGGATTGCCGTATAAAGTACAATATGAGTTTATTCCATTTCAGGATGCTGATGGAAATTTGGCTTGGAATTACGATGATCTTGTTTACCAGGTTCATCTCCAGGTATGTTTGATTTTGAATTTTCAAATAATATATGCAGAGCATAAAATATATGATTTTGCAGATATGATATATGAATCTAACCAAACCCTCTCATAAATTGTATAGTTCTCTTTAGTATATAGTTAATTTTCAACATTTGTCAATTATTCTCATTATATATATGTGGAGGTTTGTAATTTAATTATGATCTTGTTTTCTTATTAGAAATACGGTGCTGTTGTTGGAGATACGACGATAACATCAAACAGATCATTACATGTTGATTTTACAGTACCATATACTGACTTAGGCCTGGGAGTGCTAGTAGCAAATGAAAAGGAAAACATGTGGATTTTCTTAAGGCCTTTTTCAGCAGACCTTTGGATTACAAGTGCTGGTTTCTTTATCCTGACTGGTTTTGTTGTGTGGATAATTGAGCGTCCTACAAACAAAGAATTTCAGGGCACACCATCACAGCAAATTGGAACAATATTCTGGTTCTCCTTTTCAACCCTTGTGTTTGCTCATAGTAAGTGCCATATCCCACTTATAGATTTTATTCTCTAGAAAAAGTTGTTGTCGTCCCCTTTAAGCAAACACTCAATAGTAACTAATGACAAGTTCATCGAATAGTACTTGCCATCATCATAAGTCTAAGATTTTGATATGAAACAAAATTCATGATTGATATCCAGATTCACAGTTTTTTAAAAAGTTTAAGGTTATGAAATATACTTGAATACTATCCGAAAATAATAATAATCAAATACACTTGAATATCTGTTTGTGACAAAGATTAGTCTTATAATTCGTGTATGGGTTCTTAACAAATTTTGATCAATCTATTTTCATATGTCAAAATGATTCTTTGTTCATCAAGTCTAAAATAAGATGCTCTTGCACTAATACAGATGACAATTCATCCTTTAGATAATGATCGAACAACATTCCAGATAATCTTATAACTTATAAATTTCAAAGATGCTCAAGTTGAATGAGATGACTTGTATGAATCATACTCTTGTAACTGAAACTATTTATGTTGCAGGGGAGAAGTTGTTGAACAATTCAGCAAAGTTTATAGTGGTCATATGGGTTTTTGTAGTGCTTATATTGACCTCAAGTTATACAGCAACTTTAGCATCAATGATGACAGTTAAAGAAATGCAATTAAAAGCCAGAGGAAACTACATAGGTTACCAGGGAAGTTCAGTGGTCACCACACATGCTGTACAGAACTTGAATTTTAGTGGGGCAAAACCTTACAATTCAGCTGAAGAATATGCTAATGCTTTATCAAGAGGGAGTAAGCATGGTGGTGTTTCTGCTATTGTTGACGAGGTACCATACATTAAGGTCTTCCTTGCAAAGTATTCTACAGGCTACTCCATGATTAAATTCGCGTCTACTACCAATGGTTTTGGCTTTGTAAGTAACCTCCTTAATTTTTGCATCCTCCTTTATTCAAGAACATAGATGCTGGAATATCACTGCACCTAGCAGAGAAGCATTATATGTGTACGTTTGTCAATTATAAACAGATATGCAAGTACAAAATTACTAAAATGATCACGCTTTAAAGCTGATGAGTAAATTTGTTTTCACCTTTTGGATCCAGGCTTTCCCTAAAGGCTCGAGATTGGCAAAAGACATGTCAGTCCAAATTGAAAAACTGAGAGAAGAAGGAAAGCTTTTAGAGATGGAAAATTCCTGGTTTCCTTATGATGCAAATCACATGTTTCAGGACACAACAAATCCTCCCAATGCTCTTACTCTCAGCAGCTTTCGTGGTTTGTTCCTTGTTAGTGGGGTTTCTTCAGCTTTCGCTCTTTTCTTGTTCTCAATTTCCCCACTAAGAGAGAAATGGCAACTTGTGAAGAAATGTACACATCTTGTTCTGGAAAAGCTGATGAGTTTAAGGAAATTGCTTTCTAACAGATTTTCCAACCAAAGTGTAGAAAACAATAGTGCATGATGCTTGATTGCTATGTTCTTGTGTGTGTGTGTGTGTATATATAGCTAGATTTCTGTTCTGGTACCGTTGAGGCAGTAACCTTTACTGTTGTTTATCAGGATTTAGGTTCATCATCATCGCTGCATGGCTCATTTACAAAGGGAGCAGTTACAAACCATCTTTGGCTATCACTAACACTCAAATAATTGCTAGCTATTCTTTATTAGCATCTCTAGGAGCATAGCCGATCATGTAATTAGCACGTACTCTCATCATCTCTTTCACTTCTACAAGTATGAAATTTCAATGCATTCACAAGGAAGAGGCAATCGATCTTGAATTCTACCTTATCAAGTTGTAGAGTTTGAGCCAATCTCATGCCTTCATAAGTTGCTTCATTGTAGCTGCCCTAAATGAGCCACCAGGGTCACGAATCACAACTCCCATTACGCCTGTATTTGTAGAAGGCAGAAAAGAGCCATCACTATTGCACTTCATCCAGTCAGGTGGTGGAGCATCTCATCCCCCTTCATTGTACCCTCGGAGATTTTTGCTTTAGCAAACTCACTCAGCCAACACATAGCTACCATGAAAGCTTCACTTGGAGCAGGCTATTACTTTCCCTTGTCAATTGTAACCCATGCCATAGCAACCAATCATTCCAATCATTCCAATCATCTACTATCACCTTTAGGCACTGCCAGAGCAGCTGCTACCCAAGCTTCTGATGCATAGCATCTCCAGCAGTGAGATTTAAAAATTGATATATTAGCAATAATTGTGAAATTTAGGTATCAATTTAACAATGTTGCTTTATCAATAATTACTATTTTTTATGTTTTAACAAATTATAAAGTGACACGTGAGTAAGGGAGGAGATATAAAAGATTTAGCAATTGTTTTAGTTATGCATAGATCATTGACAAATTTGTCAATTTCATTTTACAATTATCAAATTTAACAATGGTTTATGTATTCTGTTGAAGCATCAATTCACCTAAAAAATTGATAAATTTCCAGTTTAGTATTTAGCAATACTAAATAACCCTTTGTACCATGACACTTTCACAAACAAAATTGCACACTTTTTATAAGTGTCACTTGGTGCCGGAGGAGCCAAAACTAGTCCTAATTCAATATCACGAGCAAAAAAATATGCCCTATATGTAGTATAAATACCCCTTCTTGTGAAAGTGCCAAACTAACTAGTCACTTGGAGCTCAACGACAAACTAAACTAACTCAAAATTAAATCTTTATCAACTGGTGACCTAATGTAANNNNNNNNNNNNNNNNNNNNATATGTTTTAAATTCGTAGATTTTAGAAAGAATGATATATATGAAGATTGAATATTAATATTCGGTCCTCATTAGTATTTTTTTTTGTTTGGACAAGCTACTTTATAATAAAATTAAAATTCATTTAGATGCAAAATATATGTCACGGAGACGCAAATCACGGAGACGCAAATTCGCCTCACTACTCAGTGCCCAGTGAATAGACGACTTCTCATCGACCGGAAGACAGACGACGGACGACGCGACCGACGCCGGTAACGCATCCCGATTTCAGGACTCCTTCCAAGTACAACTTCTCATTCGCCTCACTACTTAGTTCTATCTCACATCTTAAACCGGTCAGTGTTCAAGTCCATGTCCGGATCCCATTTTCGCTTTTGATCTTGTTTCTCTGGGTTTATGGTCTTGAGTAGTTAAACTAGTTAGATTGCATTTGGTTGATGATAAGTCTTGTACTTCGTGAAAATCTTTGTTTATTGAGATATTGTCCTGGTTGAATATTGGGTTCTGTTTCTGTCTCTAAGAAAGGAAGGGGTTGTTGTTGTTTTGATAGGTGAGATGGCAACTCTAAGGAATCTGAAAATCAAGACTGGGACTTGCAAGCGCCTGGTTAAGGAGTTCCATTCTTATGAGAAGGAGGTTGAGAGAGAAGCTGCCAAGACAGCTGACATGAAGGATAAAGGAGCTGATCCTTATGACCTCAAGCAACAGGTATGGCACTTGTTATCGTTGCCGTGTTTGCAGAGCTTTGTACTTTTGGAAAGAACAGACACTAAAGTCCGTGTTGATTCAAATGTTTTATTTTTGAAGTATTCAAGATTAGGAGAATTGGAGGATCTAGTCGGTTTTTGTGTTTTTTGAACATATGGGCTCCTGAGATTCTCTTTGTTTTGAATGGTATTTTCATTTGTTGTGTCCTGTCATATTTCTTTTCTATGTGAGTCTATTGTCATCTCTTCTTGAGTTATACGTAGTCAGTATTTTTTGGGAGCTGTATGGAAACTATGGTACTGGATTTTTGATAAGCACACAACTGTCTTGACCGTTCTTAGTCTACATTGATGCTTCCATGCTGTTTTTTTCTGTATGCTATATTGGTTAAGCTTCGTATGTTCAAAAAGGTTGTCAAATACAACTGTCCCCTGCTAATGTAACTCGTGAAGCGAGTGCCTTGTTAACAAATATTCTGTGATGCTATTAATGTCTGCAACTGTGCGGTTGAAAAACAGTTCCCCCATTCATTCTTCACATTCTAAATTTCAAACATTGCATACAGTAAACCCTTTAACTATGTTTGTGGGTTCTCATTCTGAACCCCTACGAAATGCTGATGGCATATAATGTTGTCTTCTTCTACATGTATGCATCAGAACACCCAGAATGACCTTCCGATCTCTTTAGGTTCTTAGTACTTCTGAACCTGGTTATCAAACTTCCATACTAGGGGGGGACAGTGGAATTGATACTTTGTGTGGTAGCTTATGGCGAATCGTGATGTTCTTTAAGGAGACCTGGTTGCTGTTTCTCCAATAGTCATTTCACTTGTGCAAATGTCATGGGGAGAGTGCTGATCATGATTTTGAGCATTCTGCAGTGGCTAATTTTTTTTTTTTTTAATGGAAAACAGTTTTTTTTTTTTAATGTAAGAGTGGCTTGGGCAAGTTCATTAGGATTGATTTTGTTGAATGAAAAGGGTAATGCTTATAGTAAAGTGAAAAAAGGGCCAAAACTATATGCTGCAGGGTGTTAGCTATAATTTGGGTGGTTTGGAGGGAAAGAAACTAAAGGATCTTGAAGCCTATGGTGGTTTGGAATCGGAGAATCTTCGGGAGAGAGTTAGTTCTGACTATCTTTATAGGTCTCTATATCTGGGGAATTCAAAGATTATTTTCTTTCCTCTGTTGCTAAATTGGCAAGCTGTTGTGGTCTAGGGTTCTTTGTCTAGGTTTTTAGTTACAGTTAATCCTTTTCAGATTGTTGTTATTTTTGTGTATTTTCTTGTCTGCTTTGTATAATGTGGCTATTGTTGTCTTGGGTTGTTTTTCTAGATTGTTTTAGTGGTAGTTAAGCTTTTTGGGTTTAGGTCTAGCTGTCTTTAAGTATTCTGTGGATTTCTTATCCACTTTCTATTCTGCTTTTAATACCTAAAATGTTTATTATGATCTTGTCTTCTATGGTTTGTCTTTCTTCAGAGGAACTTGTTATATTTACCGCAATTAGATTTCTCTGTATAGAAAGCATAAAACAAGAGAGAACTATACTTTCTCAATAATGAAGAAAAGAATCATTAGTAGGTAATCAGTAAGATATAGATCGACTTTCATGACCATATAAATATGCATGTAAATATGCAGACGGCAGACCTACTTGTTCACATGCATGTGTAGTGTGTATACAAACTAATGATCAACAGTTTCTATCACTGGTGAATGAGTTTTTGAAAAGCACAGAAGGCCACCACATATACTACTAGGATTGAGGAATCTGGATACTGCTACTATGTATCAGGTGATGCATTATGATAGTACAGATTTGAATTGCGTAACTTGATTAGAGTCATTTGCTGTTCTAATCAGTCAAAGCAGTTATGCCTAGTCATTTGTGTAGTTGGAACTAGAGATTATTGGCTCAATTCTGACTATGGTTTCAACACGAAAGCTTCTTGTTTACTAAGGAATCCATGTATGTAGTTCAATGTACTGGAGTCCACATTTAAGTCCTCTGTTATTGGTTCTCTTGCAGGAAAATGTGCTGGCTGAATCAAGGATGATGATCCCCGACTGTCGAAAGCGCCTGGAGGCCTCACTAGCTGACTTAAAAGGAACTTTGGTATGTATATAAGCCTTGATTATTCTCTACCATGTAACATGAACTGCTAGCCCCAGTTTGTAATGCCTGGCAATTGTGTTCAGGCTGAGTTGGAAGAAGAGTTGAACCAGAAGGAAGGCCCTGAAATTGAAGAAGCTCGAACAATTATTGCAGAAGTTGATAAGCTGTTCCAGACAACAGAAGCCTAGTTTTCCAGCTTTTGTAACAATTACCAACTTTCAGTGTTCTTTCATTCGGATTCTCCTTTAAATCTGTCCTAAAAAATGTGAGATGATGAACATACTAGTGACGCTTTGCCATTGTTCTCGAAGTAGCCTTGATGGCTTGATCTCCTGCTTGTATTTCTACTTTAAAAATATGTTACTCGGTATTCCTGGCGCTTTAGTTTACATATATGCACTGAATACATGTACTGATTGGATCAACATTTTTGTATATTCTTTCCTATGAGACTTACACACCACCCTTGGCCTCAGCAATGTAGATCCATGCAATATGCAAAATGGTAATTACAGCAGTTTCCCACACAAGGATAGGTTATATAGTTTGTCACCAAAGTTCAAAACCATAGGTAAATCAGAAAATGTCATCTTTAGTGTCATTTTCTAGAAGTCTGTCGTCCTTCAATGGCACGAACATGCTCCATTTCTAATGTGTGATGAATCCGGGAAGGAGCTGGAGGAGGTAGGTTTGTGTATCAATAAAAGAGAAAAAGATAGATTTTACCCTGCAGATTGTCGTGAAATGTTTCAGATGACTAATATTTGTTCTAGTCTTATGAAGTATTAAATATAAAGATCAATCCCAGCTAGGTGTCTACGTACTTTATCACTAGGTGACAACCCAAAATGTGCAGTCATTTTCATTTCATATTTTTCATACCTTAAGTTTCCATTATCAATTTTTTACCTCACTCTTTAGTCTTGCGTTGTTAGGAAACCAATGTTTCAACTACATATTCACTACTTGCTGGTTTAACTTTGTTGCTTTGAGTACAACTTACTACACATACAAATCAAATAATCGGTGAACATATATATATATATAGTTGATCCTGCCAACAATTTTCCTCTACCTCTTTGTGATTGGTTTATGGAACTATATAGGTTCGGGCCAAGGCACCCACCTCATATGGATGCTCGGATTTCACAGGCGGAGTTTGCACATCCGGATGAATTGGATGAGGAATTCGACAGCTTCCCTACAAGCCGACCCTCTGACATTGGGAGAATGAGGTATGACAGGTAGAGTGCATACGGTGACTGGAGATTTGGCAACCCAAAGGGAAAGAGCTCAAGCTGTACTAAACAAATTTGCAATAAAAATACAGAAAGAGACGAAAAAAAAAGAGCCAATTCGAATAAAAATACTGTTAAATTGTAAATATCATGCAATTAAGAAAAAACCGAAATATTTGGTCTGTAGGGGTGAATATGTCATTTCGTTGCTAAATCGCTTCACTCAACGCGTTCCCTATATCGCCTTTATAAACACTCGCCTCTTTCCGTTTTCTCCTCACTTTCGCTCTACAATTCTAACAACGCAAACGAAAAAACCCCCAATTTTCTCTTCCGGCGGAAACCCTAATTCGATCAACTCTCTCAATTTGCCGATCGACTCTCTCAATTTGCTGTATTCTCATCATTGGAATCCAATTGACGGACGATCTCAACTCGCCCAGCACCGGACGGAGAAGATCGGAGCCGACGGCGACGAAGCGAGCCCTCTTTTGTTTTCTTTGATTTTCACTGTGTATGTATTTTCGTTTCACTTTTCTCTATTCGATTCTGTATTAGTGAAACCCTAATTTTCGGTTTGAAATTGTTCTGTACCGAAATTGTTCTTGATTCTACTTTGAATAAAATTCAATTTTCTTGATTATCATGATGAGTGTGGCTACTGTGTCTCCGATTTTGAATAATATTGATAATCTTGTTGGGTATCTTAAGAGGCAAGAGGGTTAGATTATTCTGATTACAGTGATCTAGAGTTGATAGATCATAGAGCCAAAAGGCTTAAGGCAGAGACTGATGTTGATGAAACCCCTCTGAGATTTGGGTATATACCCAAGGGTTTAGTTGTTAGCAGTGATGAGATTGATCGAATACGCAATCAAAACACCAAAAACTTACTCTTGAACCATAAAAAACTTCACCTGGTGCTTGATTTAGACCACACCCTGCTTAATAGTACCTGTCTTGATGATTTGTCACCCGATGAAGAGTATTTGAAGACCCAAACCCAGGCTGATCATTCTCTGCAGTATGTTAGCATTGTCGAGACTCCTAGTATGAGGTTGATGACCAAGTTGAGGCCGTACATTAGGACATTCCTACACCAAGCCAGTCAAATGTTTGAGTTGTCTGTTTACACGATGGGTAGTCGGGATTATGCTTTGGAAATGGTGAAGCTACTTGATCCTGCAAACCTGATCTTTGGTGGTAGGATCATATCACGTAGCGATAGCACAGTAAGAGATAGGAAAAGTTTAGATGTCTTGCTTGCGCGAGAATCTAATGTTGTGATCATTGATGATAAGAAAGATGTATGGGCAACTGACAATCAGGAGAATGTTATTGTAATGCCTAGGTACCATTTTTTTAGGTCTAGTTGTCAAGAGTTTGGCCTAAGGAATGTTAAGCCTTATTCTGAGTTGAAGAGTGACGAATGCGATCGGTATGGAGGAGCTTATCTTGCAAGTGTGCTTCAGCTTCTTAGGCATATCCACATTTTATTCTTTAACGAAGTTGAGTCTCAAGATCTTGTTGATAGAGATGTCAGACCAGTGTTACAAATTCTGAAGAAGCAAGTTTTGAATGGGTGTAAGATCGTTTTCAGCCATGTTTTCCCCTTGAGTGTCGAGGCATCAACTCATCCTTTGTGGAAGATGGCTGGGCAATTGGGTGCTACTTGTTCAACAGAGTTTGATGCAGATGTCACGCATGTGGTTGCAGTAGACGCTCGAACCCAGAAGTCAATTCGTGCAGTTAGAGAAGGAAAGTTTTTAGTAAATCCGCAATGGATTCATATCACGAATATTATGTGGCAAAGGCAACCTGAGGATGATTTCCCATGTCATTAGTCAATTACCAACGCTTAGAAAATCTTAACTTCACTGTGTTACCTCAACTTGACTAATAATTGTTGCCACTAAACTCAGGTTACCACACCCTACAAGAATGAATGGCAAGAGCAGCAAGTTTGGAAGTAAAACTTTCAATCTAATGACAAACCTTCTTTGTTT
Above is a window of Fragaria vesca subsp. vesca linkage group LG7, FraVesHawaii_1.0, whole genome shotgun sequence DNA encoding:
- the LOC101298950 gene encoding glutamate receptor 1.2-like, with the translated sequence MEFQGKKQSIICLYFVTLCLLGDIFAQSSKELRKYDNNPPTAKVVPVGVILDMQSREGKIVAGITALTEMFIWRDVILLYERTEHAGDLIPSLINSFQEKKINIVFTSTISASSATEQIIEELQKLKALETTVFVVHISHFVVPRLFMNAKKLGMMSEGYAWVLTSTSLNFLNSMESSVIESMQGVLGLKSHIPISRSLHNLTSRLRRKFYIEESHMEVQELSADGIWAYDATSVLAEAVERSRIKVSTRLNQKDLKDTDSYKPGSVLLEEILQSRVKGVSGEVQYSKQKLIAGKLEMVNMIGKGERRVGILTFKEEKTEDSPPLKNKRNLLSTSDLETVIWPGGSSTIPKGSKKKLIEIKLRVGVPPKSGFDELVQLKHDIQTNKTYFTGFCIDVFETAIGGLPYKVQYEFIPFQDADGNLAWNYDDLVYQVHLQKYGAVVGDTTITSNRSLHVDFTVPYTDLGLGVLVANEKENMWIFLRPFSADLWITSAGFFILTGFVVWIIERPTNKEFQGTPSQQIGTIFWFSFSTLVFAHREKLLNNSAKFIVVIWVFVVLILTSSYTATLASMMTVKEMQLKARGNYIGYQGSSVVTTHAVQNLNFSGAKPYNSAEEYANALSRGSKHGGVSAIVDEVPYIKVFLAKYSTGYSMIKFASTTNGFGFAFPKGSRLAKDMSVQIEKLREEGKLLEMENSWFPYDANHMFQDTTNPPNALTLSSFRGLFLVSGVSSAFALFLFSISPLREKWQLVKKCTHLVLEKLMSLRKLLSNRFSNQSVENNSA
- the LOC101307248 gene encoding tubulin-specific chaperone A-like isoform 2, coding for MATLRNLKIKTGTCKRLVKEFHSYEKEVEREAAKTADMKDKGADPYDLKQQENVLAESRMMIPDCRKRLEASLADLKGTLAELEEELNQKEGPEIEEARTIIAEVDKLFQTTEA
- the LOC101299247 gene encoding RNA polymerase II C-terminal domain phosphatase-like 4-like, with translation MDARISQAEFAHPDELDEEFDSFPTSRPSDIGRMSDLELIDHRAKRLKAETDVDETPLRFGYIPKGLVVSSDEIDRIRNQNTKNLLLNHKKLHLVLDLDHTLLNSTCLDDLSPDEEYLKTQTQADHSLQYVSIVETPSMRLMTKLRPYIRTFLHQASQMFELSVYTMGSRDYALEMVKLLDPANLIFGGRIISRSDSTVRDRKSLDVLLARESNVVIIDDKKDVWATDNQENVIVMPRYHFFRSSCQEFGLRNVKPYSELKSDECDRYGGAYLASVLQLLRHIHILFFNEVESQDLVDRDVRPVLQILKKQVLNGCKIVFSHVFPLSVEASTHPLWKMAGQLGATCSTEFDADVTHVVAVDARTQKSIRAVREGKFLVNPQWIHITNIMWQRQPEDDFPCH